The Sylvia atricapilla isolate bSylAtr1 chromosome 12, bSylAtr1.pri, whole genome shotgun sequence genome has a segment encoding these proteins:
- the WFDC1 gene encoding WAP four-disulfide core domain protein 1: protein MSSRLLPEMLFCKKLLAAALCVSVLLPEPGCARTLWKRALLKMTEKYDDYEYPLHSHSSHQQRNDRCPPPPQSLPERACEVPSCRSDSECQRHKRCCYNGCIYACLESVQPPPVLDWLVQPKPRWLGGNGWLLDGPEEVLQAEACSTTEDGDEPLHCPTGYECHIINPGNTAEGIPNRGQCIKLRGNPDGHSLRHKYYKEYFGSNSNNLVGYVKNQQKHLG, encoded by the exons atgagttcCAGGTTGCTGCCAGAGatgcttttctgtaaaaaactccTCGCTGCAGCCTTGTGTGTGTCGGTTCTGCTGCCGGAGCCGGGCTGTGCCAGGACCCTGTGGAAACGCGCTCTGCTGAAAATGACGGAGAAATACGAT GATTATGAGTACCCTCTTCATTCTCACAGCTCCCACCAGCAGAGGAACGACCGGTGCCCCCCGCCGCCGCAGAGCCTGCCGGAGCGCGCCTGCGAGGTGCCCAGCTGCCGCTCCGACTCCGAGTGCCAGCGCCACAAACGCTGCTGCTACAACGGCTGCATCTACGCCTGCCTCGAGTCCGTGCAGCCCCCGCCAG TCCTGGACTGGCTGGTTCAGCCCAAACCCCGCTGGCTGGGAGGCAATGGGTGGCTTTTGGATGGCCCAGAGGAAGTCTTACAAG CTGAGGCCTGCAGCACCACGGAGGATGGGGACGAGCCTCTGCACTGCCCCACGGGCTACGAGTGCCACATCATCAACCCGGGCAACACGGCCGAGGGCATCCCCAACAGGGGCCAGTGCATCAAGCTCCGGGGAAACCCAG ATGGACACAGCCTGAGGCATAAGTATTACAAGGAATATTTTG GCAGTAATTCCAACAATTTGGTCGGCTATGTGAAAAACCAGCAGAAGCATTTGGGCTAA